Below is a genomic region from Phragmitibacter flavus.
CCACACCACGACTCTCACCAAGTTGCTGGCACAGTTGCGCCGTCGTTTGGTTCGATGTTTCAACCCCAAGACGTATTGCTCTGAATTGATGTCGGTCACATGGAACGGCACCACTCCCAGGGCCTTATCCTAGAGCACGATTTCGGTCCCGATTCCTTTGTCGGTAAAGATCTCCAGCACAACAGAATGGGGAATGCGACCGTCGATCATGTGAACTTTTCCGACCCCGCCGCGCAGGGCATCGAGCGCACTATCGACCTTGGGGATCATCCCGCCTGAGATGATGCCTTCGCGTTTCAACTGGCCGACAAAGTCGGTGTTTAGCGTTGGGATCAAAGTGCCGTTGTCTTTCGGATCACGCATCACCCCCAGCACGTCGCTGAGGAAAATCAGTTTGTGTGCCTTCAGCTTCTTCGCCAAGGCACAGGCCGCGATGTCGGCATTGACGTTCAGTGTGTTGGCCGATCCCACTTCACGGGCCACTGGAGAAACCACCGGAACCACTTCCCCCGCGACGGCCAGTTCGACCACCTCGGTGTTGCAGTCGACCACCTCACCAACAAAGCCGACGTCGTGCTCTTCGCCTGTTGCTGGGTCCGTGGCGAGCATGCGTTTGCCTTGAAAAACGCTGGTGCCCGCCAATCCCAAAGCACGGCCCCCAAGAAATTTGATGCGCTTCACCAGGTCCGGATTGATCACCCGCGCCAGCGTCTCCTCGACAATGCTGATCGTCTCCGCATCCGTCACCCGCATCCCGGCGATGAACTTTGCCTCCAGTCCGGCATCTTTCATGGCTTTGTTGATGGCCTTGCCACCCCCATGCACCAGCACCGGATTGATCCCCACCGCCTCAAGAAACACGATGTCGCGCAGCAGGCTCTCCACCAGCGACTGCTCCTCCATGGCACTGCCGCCGACCTTGATCAAAAAGGTCTGGCCACGAAAATTTTGGATGTAGGGCAACGCTTCTAGGAAGACGTCGGCTTTGCGAATGTGGGAGTCGAGATTCAATGGAGTATTGGTCAAAGAATTTTGGATCAGACGAGTCCCGTCTGCCGTTTTGCAAATACCGCCGCCGAGTATTCTGCCGCATTAAAATCGACAAACTCCTCGCTGAGATCGGTGGTGAACACGTGATAGTTCGCGCTTCCCAAATTGAGATCAATGGTCACGGCAAACTCCGGCTGCTGGGTGACTTTCTCCAGTTCCCGCACCGGCGTGGTGCTGGCAAGCCCATTCTTCGCAGCGATCAGTCCGCCAAAATAAATGTCGATGAACTCTTCCCGGATGCGGGCACCTGAATAACCCACCGCATGAATCACCCGGCCCCAGTTGGGATCGCCACCATGCCACGAGCATTTCACCAGCAACGACTTGGCCACCGTTTCCGCCACCTTCTTGGCGTCCTGATAGGTGCGGGCGTTCTGCACGCGGATTTCGACAAACTTGGTTACTCGCTCGCCGTCGCGGACCATCATCTTGGCCAGCTCACGCATCACATGACGCAGCGCTGCACGAAAGATCGGGGTGCAGGCCGAACGACTCTTGATCACCGGAGCCTCGCTGGCACCGTTGCTCATCACGATCACCGTGTCGTTGGTGCTGGTATCGCCATCAATGGTGATGCGGTTGAAACTTTGCTCCACCGCCGCCAACGTCGCGCGCTTCAGTTCAGCGGGATCAACCTTGGCATCGGTCGTGATGACGCACAGCATTGTCGCCATGTTGGGACAGATCATGCCCGCGCCTTTGGCAATGCCGCCAATGCGAAACGTCGCCCCCTCACACTCCACTTCCACCGCATAAGTCTTCGGTTTGGTGTCGCTGGTCATGATGGCCGCCGCCGCCGCATCCGATCCATCTGCACTGATCGCCAGCGCCAGCTCGGGAATGCGAGGAAGAATCCGCCCCATCGGCATGGTCATGCCAATGATTCCTGTTGAACACGCCAGCACCTGCCGCATCCTCACGCCCAACTCTTCGGCTACCGCTTTCGTTGTGGCTTTGGTGTCCGCAATCCCCTGATGGCCCGTGCAGGCATTGGCATTGCCACTGTTGGCCACCACAGCACGAATGTCGCCCGTTTTGATGTGCTGTTGCGAAACCCGCACCGGGGCAGCCTTGACCCGGTTCGTCGTAAAACAACCCTCGGTCGCCGTTGGCAGATCCGATACCACCAGCGCGAGATCGAGACGCGTCGCGTCGGGATTTTTGATGCCACACGAAATCGCCCCCGCACGAAAACCATAAGCCGCCGTTACTCCACCAGGGATGTCCTTGAAGACCAGTTCCGTTTCCTGTGATGCCAGCTTGCTCATGATAAAATTGCTCCTGAAATGCCGCGCGGCAGGTTATCCAAGCACCAAACCTGTAGTTTCCGGAAAACCATGGGCAAGGTTAAAATTCTGCACCGCCTGTCCAGACGCGCCTTTGATCAAATTGTCCTCCGCGCTCATCAAAATGAGCTGCCCGGCGCGCTCATCGAACGACCAGCCGACATCAATAAAATTGGTGCCCGTGACGTTCTTGGTGTCAGGACATTGATTGGTCCCGAGCAACCGCACAAACGGCCTGCCTGCATAAGTGCCACGCAATGTCTTCTCCACATCACCCGCCGTGATGCCCTCGCGCAGTGCTGCAAAAATCGTCGTGCAAATACCCTGATTCACCGGAACCAGATGCGGCACGAAAGATATCCGCACATGTCGTCCGGCAGCGCGATCCAGTTCCTGGCCGACCTCACTCAAATGACGATGTTTCGGCACCCCATAACTGCGCACGCTCTCGTTGCATTCGCAAAACAAAAACGGCACGCTCTCCTTGCGCCCGGCTCCGCTCACGCCGCTCATGCTGGCGACGGAAATCGGACTGTTCTCCAACAGATCCGCCCGCAACAAAGGCACCAGCGGCACCAGCATGCTGGTCGGATAACACCCCGGACACGCCAGCAACTGAGCACCGGCAATCGACTCTCCGTTCAACTCGGGCAATGCATAAACCGCTTGCGACAGCAGTTCAGGAGCCGGATGAGGATGCCCATAAAATGCTTCGTATAGCGCGGCATTACGCAACCGGAAATCCGCGCTCAGGTCAATCACCTGAATGCCCGCATTCAACAACGGAGCTGCAAATTCATGCGCCAATCCGTGAGGCAACGCCAAAAACGCCGTTTGCGTTCCCGCCGCTTTGAGAGCCGCGATGTCGGGAGCGACAAAAGTCAGCGAATCCGCATTGGCCACCCCGCGCCAGCGAGG
It encodes:
- the argB gene encoding acetylglutamate kinase; translation: MTNTPLNLDSHIRKADVFLEALPYIQNFRGQTFLIKVGGSAMEEQSLVESLLRDIVFLEAVGINPVLVHGGGKAINKAMKDAGLEAKFIAGMRVTDAETISIVEETLARVINPDLVKRIKFLGGRALGLAGTSVFQGKRMLATDPATGEEHDVGFVGEVVDCNTEVVELAVAGEVVPVVSPVAREVGSANTLNVNADIAACALAKKLKAHKLIFLSDVLGVMRDPKDNGTLIPTLNTDFVGQLKREGIISGGMIPKVDSALDALRGGVGKVHMIDGRIPHSVVLEIFTDKGIGTEIVL
- the argJ gene encoding bifunctional glutamate N-acetyltransferase/amino-acid acetyltransferase ArgJ, whose protein sequence is MSKLASQETELVFKDIPGGVTAAYGFRAGAISCGIKNPDATRLDLALVVSDLPTATEGCFTTNRVKAAPVRVSQQHIKTGDIRAVVANSGNANACTGHQGIADTKATTKAVAEELGVRMRQVLACSTGIIGMTMPMGRILPRIPELALAISADGSDAAAAAIMTSDTKPKTYAVEVECEGATFRIGGIAKGAGMICPNMATMLCVITTDAKVDPAELKRATLAAVEQSFNRITIDGDTSTNDTVIVMSNGASEAPVIKSRSACTPIFRAALRHVMRELAKMMVRDGERVTKFVEIRVQNARTYQDAKKVAETVAKSLLVKCSWHGGDPNWGRVIHAVGYSGARIREEFIDIYFGGLIAAKNGLASTTPVRELEKVTQQPEFAVTIDLNLGSANYHVFTTDLSEEFVDFNAAEYSAAVFAKRQTGLV
- the argC gene encoding N-acetyl-gamma-glutamyl-phosphate reductase, which gives rise to MSTKVKVAVVGASGYSGRELLRLLLLHPQAEIVAVTSRAHAGKPLVAEFPRWRGVANADSLTFVAPDIAALKAAGTQTAFLALPHGLAHEFAAPLLNAGIQVIDLSADFRLRNAALYEAFYGHPHPAPELLSQAVYALPELNGESIAGAQLLACPGCYPTSMLVPLVPLLRADLLENSPISVASMSGVSGAGRKESVPFLFCECNESVRSYGVPKHRHLSEVGQELDRAAGRHVRISFVPHLVPVNQGICTTIFAALREGITAGDVEKTLRGTYAGRPFVRLLGTNQCPDTKNVTGTNFIDVGWSFDERAGQLILMSAEDNLIKGASGQAVQNFNLAHGFPETTGLVLG